In a genomic window of Rhopalosiphum maidis isolate BTI-1 chromosome 4, ASM367621v3, whole genome shotgun sequence:
- the LOC113560719 gene encoding F-actin-capping protein subunit beta: MSDIQMDCALDLMRRLPPQKIEKHLSDLIDLVPSLCEDLLSSVDQPLKIIRDKQVGKDFLLCDYNRDGDSYRSPWSNTYFPPLDDGAVPTEKLRKLEIDANMAFDQYREMYFEGGVSSVYLWDLDQGFAGVILIKKVGDGSKKVRGTWDSIHVVEVQEKNTGRNAHYKLTSTVMLWLQTNKAVSGSMSLAGSLTRQTEMDSPVSDSSPQIANIGRMVEDMENKMRNTLNEVYFGKTCDIMNGLRSVVPLNADDENKEALRQDLTAALQKRHTKSDAKDPTNPTSN; the protein is encoded by the exons ATG TCTGATATTCAAATGGACTGTGCACTAGATCTTATGCGGCGTTTACCGCCTCAAAAAATCGAAAAGCACTTGAGTGATCTCATCGACCTAGTTCCGAGTTTGTGCGAAGATCTATTGTCTTCTGTTGACCAACCACTAAAAATCATACGAGACAAGCAAGTTGGCAAAGATTTTTTACTTTGTGATTATAACAGAGATGGGGATTCATATAG ATCACCTTGgagtaatacatattttccaCCATTGGATGATGGTGCTGTTCCAACTGAAAAACTGCGCAAGCTCGAAATAGATGCTAATATGGCTTTTGATCAATATAGAGAAATGTATTTTGAAGGTGGTGTGTCTTCTGTTTACTTGTGGGATTTAGACCAGGGTTTTGCcg gtgttATATTGATCAAAAAAGTGGGTGATGGATCTAAGAAAGTACGGGGTACTTGGGATTCTATACATGTAGTGGAAGtgcaagaaaaaaatactggaCGTAACGCACATTATAAACTCACATCAACTGTTATGCTATGGTTACAGACTAATAAAGCTGTATCAGGTAGTATGAGCCTGGCAGGAAGTTTGACTAGGCAAACAGAAATGGACAGTCCAGTGTCGGATTCTTCACCACAAATAGCTAATATTGGACGTATGGTTGAGGACATGGAGAATAAAATGCGTAATACTCTGAACGAAgtttattttggaaaaacaTGTGATATAATGAATGGCTTGCGAAGTGTAGTGCCATTGAATGCTGATGATGAAAATAAAGAAGCCTTGAGACAAGATTTAACTGCTGCCTTACAGAAACGACATACCAAGTCTGATGCAAAAGATCCCACTAATCCAactagtaattag